From Paenibacillus graminis, a single genomic window includes:
- the deoC gene encoding deoxyribose-phosphate aldolase, with protein MSTHTLSGIIDHTLLKADARKEDIIKLAEEAKTYKFASVCVNPAWVATAYGVLKDTPEVKVCTVIGFPLGVSTPETKAFETTNAISNGAGEVDMVINIGALKDGNNELVKRDIAAVVDAARGKALTKVIIETCLLTEEEKVRACKLAVEAGADFVKTSTGFSTGGATKEDIALMRAAVGPDIGVKASGGVRSAEDALIMVGAGATRIGTSGGVAIAKGEQSQSSY; from the coding sequence ATGAGTACACACACACTATCCGGGATCATTGACCACACCCTGCTGAAGGCGGATGCCCGTAAAGAAGATATCATCAAGCTGGCGGAAGAGGCCAAGACCTATAAATTTGCTTCGGTCTGCGTGAATCCGGCTTGGGTTGCTACAGCCTACGGAGTTTTGAAGGACACCCCTGAAGTGAAGGTCTGCACAGTTATCGGGTTCCCGCTTGGCGTTTCGACACCGGAAACCAAGGCATTTGAAACCACGAACGCAATTTCGAACGGTGCGGGAGAAGTTGACATGGTTATCAACATCGGCGCACTGAAGGATGGTAACAACGAGCTGGTAAAGCGGGATATCGCTGCAGTTGTCGATGCGGCCCGCGGCAAAGCGCTGACCAAAGTGATTATTGAGACCTGCCTGCTTACGGAGGAAGAAAAGGTCCGTGCCTGCAAGCTTGCCGTAGAAGCCGGAGCCGACTTTGTAAAAACGTCGACCGGCTTCTCCACCGGCGGCGCAACGAAGGAAGACATCGCGCTCATGCGTGCCGCAGTTGGCCCTGACATCGGCGTCAAAGCTTCCGGCGGCGTGCGCAGCGCAGAGGATGCGCTGATCATGGTTGGCGCAGGCGCAACCCGTATCGGTACTAGCGGCGGTGTGGCTATCGCCAAGGGCGAGCAAAGCCAGAGCAGCTACTAA
- a CDS encoding polysaccharide deacetylase family protein has product MKIKLDLFPGGAAKALTLSWDDGRVYDRQLVAILNRHGLKGSFHLNSGFFGRDSYINREEVSSLYEGHEISAHTSTHPFLSMTPREGIADEVLKDREHLEQIAGYPVRGMSYPFGDYNDEVLRLLPALGIEYSRTVQSHGSFTLPDNLLAWHPTCHHRDMLAFGQQFLEEKPKYPRLQLLYVWGHSYEFNDNNNWEELEQFAGMMGGRKDIWYATNIEIADYLAAVRGLRFSASRSIVYNPSAVDVWVTAEDQSRRIPAGATVQLG; this is encoded by the coding sequence ATGAAAATCAAACTTGATCTTTTCCCGGGCGGAGCCGCGAAAGCGCTCACACTAAGCTGGGATGACGGCAGAGTCTATGACAGACAGCTGGTGGCGATCTTGAACCGGCATGGATTGAAAGGTTCTTTTCATTTGAATTCGGGATTCTTTGGCAGGGACAGCTATATCAACCGCGAAGAAGTGTCCTCTCTCTATGAAGGGCATGAAATTTCTGCGCATACCAGCACTCATCCCTTTCTTTCCATGACCCCCCGCGAAGGCATCGCTGATGAGGTTCTGAAGGACCGCGAGCACCTGGAGCAAATCGCCGGGTATCCCGTAAGGGGCATGTCCTATCCGTTCGGTGATTACAATGACGAAGTGCTGAGACTGCTTCCTGCACTGGGTATCGAGTATTCACGAACCGTACAGTCCCATGGCAGCTTCACCCTGCCGGACAACCTGCTGGCCTGGCATCCCACCTGTCATCACCGCGATATGCTGGCGTTTGGACAGCAATTCCTGGAGGAGAAGCCCAAATACCCACGATTGCAGCTCCTGTATGTCTGGGGGCACAGCTACGAATTCAACGACAACAATAACTGGGAGGAATTAGAGCAATTCGCCGGTATGATGGGCGGCCGTAAAGATATCTGGTATGCCACCAATATCGAGATCGCCGACTATCTGGCCGCTGTCCGGGGGCTGCGTTTCTCCGCTTCCCGGTCCATCGTCTATAATCCGTCAGCAGTGGATGTATGGGTTACGGCAGAGGATCAATCCCGCCGGATTCCCGCTGGCGCTACTGTGCAGTTGGGCTAG
- a CDS encoding sugar kinase, producing MPRIAAFGEVMMRLQVPGYETLVQSSRLEYSFSGTGVNVTAALARYGHNGAIITTLPETPLGDAAVAYLRKLGIDTTLVSRGGQHLGMYFLENGFGVRPGRVTYTDRLGSSFNTAAAGNYDMAALASRVDVLHLCGITLAMNEEVRKQMKRLAAEVKSAGGKVVFDCNYRPSLWGADGYTLARPHYEELLQLADTVMMNEQDAQFILGIGKGEYDRITQLKHAIPEVVKRFGIGTAAGTHREINDNNTHSLTGYIYHQGRFEFSRKLAFPVFDRIGAGDAFASAVIHGELQKYPPQQTVNMAAAAAMLAHTIVGDTALFTEGEVLRALSEHTLDVER from the coding sequence ATGCCTAGGATTGCTGCTTTTGGCGAAGTGATGATGCGGCTGCAGGTGCCGGGCTATGAAACACTGGTTCAGAGCAGCAGGCTGGAGTATTCTTTTTCCGGGACCGGGGTTAATGTTACAGCCGCGCTGGCCAGATACGGTCATAACGGAGCCATCATTACGACTCTGCCGGAGACTCCGCTGGGCGATGCGGCTGTCGCTTATTTGCGCAAGCTGGGGATCGATACGACTCTGGTCAGCCGGGGGGGCCAACATCTGGGGATGTATTTTCTCGAAAATGGCTTCGGCGTCCGTCCCGGCAGGGTCACCTACACAGACCGGCTGGGGAGCAGCTTCAACACCGCAGCGGCGGGCAATTATGACATGGCTGCTCTGGCTTCCCGTGTGGATGTCCTTCATTTGTGCGGCATCACGCTGGCGATGAATGAGGAAGTGCGCAAGCAGATGAAGCGGCTCGCTGCGGAGGTGAAAAGCGCCGGGGGCAAGGTCGTCTTTGACTGCAACTACCGCCCGTCGCTCTGGGGGGCGGACGGCTATACCCTTGCCCGCCCGCATTATGAAGAGCTGCTGCAGCTGGCCGATACCGTGATGATGAATGAGCAGGATGCGCAGTTTATTCTTGGCATCGGAAAGGGAGAATATGATAGAATAACACAGTTGAAGCATGCCATTCCCGAAGTGGTGAAGCGCTTCGGCATCGGAACGGCAGCGGGAACCCACCGCGAGATTAACGATAACAACACGCATTCTTTAACCGGATATATTTATCATCAAGGCAGGTTCGAGTTTTCCCGGAAGCTGGCCTTTCCCGTGTTCGACCGGATCGGCGCCGGAGATGCTTTTGCCAGTGCCGTCATCCATGGGGAATTGCAGAAGTATCCGCCGCAGCAAACGGTCAATATGGCAGCGGCGGCGGCAATGCTGGCCCATACCATTGTAGGAGATACTGCGCTTTTTACAGAGGGTGAGGTGCTCCGGGCGCTGTCGGAACATACCTTAGATGTTGAAAGGTAG
- a CDS encoding GntR family transcriptional regulator, with protein MSLKRKQGPLYQQIQKILKDRILHGIYPLGSIIPSEPQLEKEFGVSKMTVRGAVQELAQEGYVQKRSGIGTIVTRNTSYQKLSKGKRFTELLVEEGHKLEKRLLSSEFIANVAGTEEYNRYGPYCQRIERLYILNGQPYIHLMHILTAAALPDGGTQEMGTDIQSLYDSLEENNIVLENFKDRFFVEPASAEVCLLLELPPGTHVLKRLRNSYDGEGQLIEHSIGSYNTALHHYLVSYDA; from the coding sequence GTGTCCCTGAAACGCAAGCAAGGTCCTTTATATCAGCAGATCCAAAAAATCCTCAAAGACCGGATTCTGCACGGCATCTATCCGCTGGGCAGCATTATTCCCTCCGAGCCGCAGCTCGAAAAGGAGTTCGGGGTCAGCAAAATGACGGTCCGCGGCGCGGTCCAGGAGCTGGCGCAGGAAGGTTATGTGCAGAAACGAAGCGGCATCGGCACGATAGTTACCCGCAATACCTCTTATCAAAAGCTCTCCAAGGGCAAGAGATTTACGGAGCTGCTGGTAGAGGAGGGACATAAGCTCGAAAAAAGACTGCTGTCTTCCGAGTTCATTGCAAATGTTGCCGGAACAGAGGAATATAACCGCTATGGACCCTACTGCCAGCGGATCGAACGTCTTTATATTCTGAACGGCCAGCCATATATTCATCTGATGCACATCCTGACTGCTGCTGCGCTGCCAGACGGCGGGACCCAAGAGATGGGTACGGATATCCAATCGCTCTATGACTCTTTGGAGGAGAACAACATCGTGCTGGAGAATTTTAAAGACCGCTTCTTTGTGGAGCCGGCTTCTGCCGAAGTCTGTCTGCTGCTGGAGCTGCCTCCGGGCACACATGTGCTCAAGCGTCTGCGCAACTCCTATGACGGGGAAGGCCAACTGATCGAACACAGCATTGGCAGCTATAATACCGCGCTTCATCATTACCTGGTCAGTTACGATGCTTGA
- a CDS encoding SulP family inorganic anion transporter — MKQLSLKNVWFSNTRSDVLSGMTVAIALIPEAIAFSILAGVSPMVGLYASFCIAIVTAFAGGRPGMISAATGAMALLVGSLVLNHGLEYLFAATVLAGILQIFMGMLKLGRFITFLPQPVMTGFVNALAILIFMAQLTHFSGQGWVMYALVALTLLIIYTVPRFTKAVPSALVAIIAVSVLSIVLHLDVRTVGDMGDITSALPVFHLPELPFTLDTLLIILPYSLSLAVVGLLESLMTATLIDDITGTGSDKNREAKGQGLANIVTGFFGGMAGCAMIGQSMVNMKSGGRTRLSTFVSGIFLLFLILVLGDVVKQIPMGALVGVMFMVSVSTFEWKSLTSLRKVPLSDALVMLVTVVTVVATDNLSIGVLFGVLLSALAFAWKIASIRMTVHTAAVSTQYMVHGQLFFGTTSQFIHQFMVESDPEQIIIDFTHSHIWDQSAAGAIAKVMSKYTALGKKVALTGLNQESAQLVKRIGLSPSGGH, encoded by the coding sequence TTGAAGCAGCTTAGTTTGAAGAACGTGTGGTTTTCCAACACACGAAGCGATGTTCTATCGGGGATGACCGTGGCTATTGCCCTGATCCCGGAGGCGATAGCCTTTTCCATTCTTGCCGGAGTCAGCCCGATGGTGGGTTTATACGCCTCATTCTGCATTGCAATCGTTACGGCATTTGCCGGGGGCAGGCCCGGCATGATTTCGGCGGCCACCGGGGCGATGGCTCTATTAGTCGGCAGCCTGGTGCTGAACCACGGCCTAGAGTATTTATTCGCAGCCACTGTGCTGGCGGGAATCCTGCAAATTTTTATGGGGATGCTGAAGCTCGGGAGATTTATCACCTTTTTGCCGCAGCCGGTCATGACCGGGTTTGTCAACGCGCTGGCGATTCTGATCTTTATGGCGCAGCTGACACATTTCAGCGGGCAAGGCTGGGTGATGTATGCTCTAGTGGCGCTTACGCTGCTTATTATCTATACTGTTCCCCGGTTCACCAAGGCGGTGCCTTCGGCGCTTGTGGCGATTATAGCAGTGTCCGTGCTCAGTATCGTGCTTCATCTGGATGTGAGAACCGTTGGCGATATGGGAGACATCACCTCGGCATTGCCCGTATTTCATCTCCCCGAGCTTCCATTTACCTTGGATACGCTGCTGATTATTTTGCCATATTCCCTGTCGCTTGCCGTAGTCGGACTGCTGGAATCGCTGATGACCGCGACCCTCATTGATGACATTACCGGCACCGGAAGCGACAAAAACCGTGAAGCAAAGGGGCAGGGGCTGGCGAACATAGTCACCGGCTTCTTTGGAGGTATGGCGGGCTGTGCAATGATCGGCCAATCGATGGTCAATATGAAATCAGGCGGGCGTACCCGGTTGTCCACTTTTGTGTCCGGGATATTCCTGCTGTTCCTGATTCTAGTGTTGGGCGATGTGGTGAAGCAGATTCCGATGGGAGCCTTGGTCGGCGTAATGTTCATGGTTTCAGTCAGCACCTTTGAATGGAAGTCGCTCACTTCATTGCGGAAGGTTCCGTTAAGTGATGCGCTGGTGATGCTTGTCACCGTGGTTACAGTGGTCGCTACCGATAATCTGTCGATAGGCGTGCTGTTTGGTGTCCTGCTCAGCGCTCTTGCCTTTGCCTGGAAAATCGCCTCCATCCGCATGACCGTTCATACGGCGGCGGTTTCTACCCAGTATATGGTGCATGGCCAACTGTTCTTCGGCACAACAAGCCAGTTCATCCATCAATTCATGGTGGAGAGCGACCCCGAGCAGATTATCATCGATTTCACCCATTCGCATATATGGGATCAGTCGGCGGCAGGCGCAATTGCCAAGGTCATGTCGAAATACACTGCGCTCGGCAAAAAGGTGGCCCTCACCGGACTGAATCAGGAAAGCGCCCAGCTGGTGAAGCGGATCGGCCTGTCGCCGTCCGGCGGCCATTAA
- a CDS encoding DgaE family pyridoxal phosphate-dependent ammonia lyase has product MDHSLHARYGLKRVINASGRMSILGVSAQTDTVMEAMKRGGQQYVEIADLVDKSGDYIARLLRSEAAVVVNSASSGIALSVAAIVTGGDLRLSLRLHQEPVLKNEIIMLKGHNVQYGAPVETMVFLGGGRVVEAGYANEGRKEHIEQAIGDRTAAILYVKSHHTVQKNMISVEEAWEVAARSGVPLMVDAAAEEDLLKYVQYSDLAIYSGSKAIEGPTSGIVAGKKKYVEWVKVQLHGIGRSMKVGKETTFGLLQALEEYQDKADNSEVEKKALEALQQLTTLHGVSVRIVQDEAGRAIFRGRIQIDASAAGVDAKTVNDRLREGEIAVYTRDYGVKQGYFDIDPRSLQGDDLQVIIDRIHDIVEGK; this is encoded by the coding sequence ATGGATCACTCATTACATGCTAGATATGGACTGAAACGCGTAATTAATGCCAGCGGGAGAATGAGTATCCTTGGAGTCTCCGCTCAAACGGATACCGTCATGGAGGCGATGAAGCGAGGCGGCCAGCAGTATGTGGAGATCGCGGATCTCGTGGATAAATCGGGAGATTACATTGCCCGGCTGCTCCGGTCAGAGGCAGCGGTTGTCGTGAATTCGGCATCCAGCGGCATTGCGCTGTCGGTGGCGGCCATCGTAACCGGCGGTGATCTGCGGCTCAGCCTCCGCCTGCACCAGGAGCCTGTGCTTAAGAATGAAATTATTATGCTGAAGGGCCACAATGTGCAGTACGGTGCTCCGGTGGAAACGATGGTTTTCCTGGGCGGCGGCCGGGTGGTGGAAGCCGGATATGCCAACGAAGGCCGTAAGGAGCATATAGAACAAGCCATCGGTGACCGCACTGCAGCCATTCTTTATGTCAAATCCCATCATACCGTCCAGAAAAACATGATTTCTGTGGAAGAGGCCTGGGAGGTTGCCGCGCGCAGCGGAGTTCCGCTGATGGTCGATGCGGCTGCGGAAGAGGATCTGCTTAAATATGTCCAATATTCCGATCTTGCCATCTACAGCGGCTCCAAAGCCATTGAAGGTCCAACCTCGGGAATCGTTGCCGGCAAAAAGAAATATGTCGAATGGGTAAAGGTACAGCTGCACGGGATCGGCCGCAGCATGAAAGTCGGCAAAGAGACCACCTTTGGGCTGCTTCAGGCGCTGGAGGAATACCAGGACAAGGCTGACAACAGTGAAGTGGAGAAAAAAGCGCTGGAGGCGCTTCAGCAGCTGACCACACTTCATGGAGTTTCGGTCCGTATCGTGCAGGATGAAGCGGGCAGAGCCATATTCCGGGGACGCATCCAGATCGATGCCTCCGCCGCGGGAGTGGATGCCAAGACCGTCAATGACCGGTTGCGCGAGGGCGAAATTGCCGTGTACACGCGGGACTATGGAGTGAAGCAGGGGTATTTCGATATCGATCCCCGGTCTTTGCAGGGGGATGATCTTCAGGTGATCATAGACAGAATACATGACATTGTGGAGGGCAAATAG
- a CDS encoding prohibitin family protein: MEVNPKIKQVRPGKIISIVIAVLFIVVIGGNAFTSVEYGHVGLYKTFGKLNDNMLSPGIHFKIPFIQTVIQVNTQVTKAETDTSASSKDLQPVSTHVAVNYSVNKDSAYNLMNNIGGNFDGVIINPAIQEIVKEVTAKYPAEDLITRRDLVAGEISELLTKRLGKYDLVVNDINIVNFKFSDAFNQSIEAKQVAQQQALKAENDLRRVEIEAKQKIAQAQAEAESLRLKKQEVTPELVQLKQIEVQEKALEKWNGVLPSVTGGATPFVDIQSLTQK, translated from the coding sequence GTGGAGGTTAACCCGAAGATTAAGCAGGTTCGTCCAGGCAAAATCATCAGCATTGTTATTGCGGTCTTATTTATAGTAGTTATTGGGGGCAACGCATTTACTTCTGTGGAGTACGGCCATGTGGGTCTATATAAAACTTTCGGCAAACTCAACGACAATATGCTCTCACCCGGCATCCATTTCAAAATTCCGTTCATTCAAACAGTCATTCAGGTCAATACGCAGGTTACCAAAGCTGAGACGGATACGTCCGCGTCGTCCAAGGATCTGCAGCCCGTATCTACGCATGTGGCTGTCAACTATTCCGTCAATAAGGATTCCGCTTATAATCTCATGAATAATATCGGCGGGAATTTCGATGGCGTCATTATTAATCCGGCGATTCAGGAAATTGTGAAGGAGGTTACCGCCAAATATCCTGCGGAGGACCTCATAACCCGGCGTGATCTCGTTGCAGGAGAAATCAGCGAGCTGCTGACCAAGCGGCTGGGTAAATACGATCTGGTCGTAAATGACATTAATATTGTGAACTTCAAATTCTCGGATGCCTTCAACCAGTCGATTGAAGCTAAGCAGGTTGCCCAGCAGCAGGCGCTGAAGGCCGAGAACGATCTGCGGCGGGTCGAGATCGAAGCCAAACAGAAGATCGCCCAGGCCCAGGCAGAAGCTGAATCCCTGCGGCTCAAGAAGCAGGAGGTGACTCCAGAGCTGGTGCAGCTGAAACAAATCGAGGTGCAGGAGAAGGCGCTGGAGAAATGGAACGGCGTACTCCCAAGCGTGACCGGCGGGGCAACGCCATTTGTTGATATACAGTCGCTGACACAGAAATAA
- a CDS encoding AraC family transcriptional regulator: protein MTNKLYARDLGLEPGFTFRIQKCPLTHDYYVHSHDFSELVVILEGSAIHIIEGREYPVSAGQVFFIHSDISHGYKNVQNIQYVNVMFHPDQLLQLPELKLLPGFQALFYLEPFFRKEMFYKGMLSLEPRQLEEVNLLLDRILEEHDRQSDGYRLMIRTYFTALVGTLSRYYRQNGGGTENKALRIGEAITYIEEHFLQPVSLQDLADLAYMSRRQFLRVFTRNYHTTPMDYIIRKRLDYSCTLLRNPELSISQVAMDSGFRDHNYYSRQFKKVFLCTPSEYRIHKAGL from the coding sequence ATGACAAATAAACTTTATGCACGGGATTTGGGACTGGAGCCCGGCTTTACTTTCCGTATTCAGAAATGCCCGCTTACCCATGACTATTACGTTCACTCCCATGACTTCTCAGAGCTGGTGGTCATTTTGGAGGGGAGTGCGATTCATATTATCGAAGGAAGGGAGTATCCCGTTTCTGCGGGGCAGGTATTTTTTATTCACAGCGATATCTCCCACGGCTACAAAAATGTGCAGAATATTCAATACGTCAATGTAATGTTCCATCCCGATCAGCTGCTGCAGCTGCCTGAGCTGAAGCTCCTGCCGGGATTTCAGGCCTTGTTCTATCTGGAGCCGTTCTTCCGCAAAGAAATGTTCTACAAGGGGATGCTCTCGCTGGAGCCAAGGCAGCTGGAAGAGGTGAATCTTTTGCTGGACCGGATTCTGGAGGAGCATGACCGGCAGTCGGACGGGTACCGGCTGATGATCCGCACCTATTTCACGGCGCTCGTCGGCACCCTGTCACGGTATTACCGGCAGAATGGCGGCGGGACGGAGAACAAGGCGCTGCGGATCGGAGAGGCGATTACCTATATTGAGGAGCATTTTTTGCAGCCTGTCTCTTTGCAGGACCTGGCCGATCTGGCTTATATGTCGAGGCGCCAGTTCCTCCGCGTGTTCACCCGGAATTATCATACGACGCCCATGGATTACATCATCCGCAAACGGCTGGACTACTCCTGCACATTGCTGCGCAACCCGGAACTGTCCATCTCCCAAGTAGCCATGGATAGCGGATTCCGGGACCATAATTACTATTCCAGACAATTCAAAAAAGTGTTTCTCTGCACGCCTTCCGAATACCGGATACATAAGGCCGGGTTGTGA
- a CDS encoding amidohydrolase/deacetylase family metallohydrolase, whose translation MGTENVLRNLQLVDGRTVDIAIRDGIISAITPAGRAEGKTVLDGSGLYVSSGWIDLHVHAVPELHPYGDHIDEIGIQQGVTTLVDAGSCGADRIGAFYAGSLLTATNVLAFLNISRIGLERTDELSQLEWIDRDKAVQAAAAYSDFIVGLKARISQSVVKENGIQPLKLARALSAETKLPLMVHVGSAPPDISEVLELLQPGDVITHYLNGKSNNLFHTDGTPLQGLLEAVSRGVHLDVGHGTASFSFRIAGQAKKAGIPLNTISTDIYRGNRLNGPVYSMSNVLSKFLYLGYSLEEIIHAVTRNAALWLKRPELGEISVGQQANLTLFALQEGRKELTDSEGDVRVADHYIEAKGVFANGSLITC comes from the coding sequence GTGGGCACAGAGAATGTGCTGCGCAATTTGCAGCTGGTTGACGGGCGGACGGTTGACATCGCCATTCGGGATGGAATCATCAGCGCTATTACACCGGCAGGCCGGGCTGAAGGAAAAACAGTGCTGGACGGCTCCGGGCTATACGTATCCAGCGGATGGATTGATTTGCATGTGCATGCCGTACCTGAGCTTCATCCTTATGGCGATCATATCGACGAAATTGGTATACAACAGGGGGTAACAACCCTCGTTGATGCCGGGAGCTGCGGTGCGGACCGGATCGGGGCTTTTTATGCTGGAAGCCTGCTCACTGCCACCAATGTGTTGGCTTTTCTGAATATTTCCCGGATCGGTCTGGAGCGTACGGATGAGCTGTCGCAGCTGGAATGGATTGACCGGGACAAGGCTGTGCAGGCGGCAGCGGCTTATTCTGATTTCATTGTGGGGCTGAAGGCCCGCATAAGCCAAAGTGTCGTCAAAGAAAACGGTATTCAGCCGCTCAAGCTGGCCCGGGCGCTGTCGGCTGAGACGAAGCTTCCGCTGATGGTGCATGTTGGCTCTGCTCCCCCGGATATTTCCGAAGTGCTGGAACTGCTGCAGCCGGGGGATGTCATTACCCATTATCTCAACGGCAAGTCCAATAATTTGTTTCATACGGACGGCACGCCGCTCCAAGGGCTGCTGGAGGCAGTCTCAAGGGGAGTTCATCTGGATGTGGGTCATGGCACCGCAAGCTTTTCCTTCCGGATTGCCGGGCAGGCCAAGAAGGCGGGCATTCCACTGAATACAATCAGCACGGATATCTACCGGGGGAACCGGCTGAACGGCCCTGTGTACAGCATGTCGAATGTGCTGTCGAAATTTCTCTATCTGGGCTACAGCCTGGAGGAGATTATCCATGCGGTCACCCGGAATGCGGCATTGTGGCTTAAGAGGCCTGAGCTTGGAGAAATCAGTGTAGGGCAGCAGGCGAATCTGACACTGTTTGCCCTGCAAGAAGGCCGGAAGGAACTGACGGATTCGGAAGGCGATGTCCGGGTTGCGGACCACTATATTGAGGCCAAAGGAGTCTTTGCAAATGGATCACTCATTACATGCTAG
- a CDS encoding homocysteine synthase, with translation MSEDRKLSFETLAVHAGQEIDPTTFARAVPLYQTTSYGFRDAEHAANLFGLKEFGNIYTRLMNPTTDVFEQRLAALEGGAGALATASGAAAISFSILNIAGAGDEIVSSASLYGGTYNLFSTTLPKLGIKVHFVDSDNPENFRSAITDKTKALYAETIGNPQGNVLDIEAVAAIAHEHGIPLIVDNTFPSPYLLRPIEFGADIVVHSATKFIGGHGTSIGGVIVDSGKFDWKASGKFPGLTEPDPSYHGLVYTEAVGPLAYIIKARVQLLRDLGASISPFNSWLLLQGLETLHLRLERHSQNALKVAQYLEQHEAVEWVSYAGLPSHPSYKLARKYLPKGQGAILTFGIKGGAANGVKLIENVKLFSHLANVGDSKSLIIHPASTTHQQLSDAEQITAGVTPELIRLSIGTEAIDDILYDLEQAIAASQQ, from the coding sequence TTGTCAGAAGACCGCAAGCTGTCCTTTGAAACGTTAGCCGTGCATGCAGGCCAAGAGATTGATCCAACTACCTTCGCACGTGCAGTGCCGCTGTACCAGACCACTTCCTATGGATTCCGTGACGCCGAGCATGCGGCCAATTTGTTTGGGCTGAAGGAATTCGGCAATATTTATACGCGCCTTATGAATCCGACCACCGATGTGTTTGAGCAGCGGCTTGCCGCGCTGGAAGGCGGAGCGGGTGCGCTTGCGACAGCTTCCGGGGCAGCGGCGATCTCTTTTTCTATACTCAATATTGCCGGGGCCGGAGATGAAATAGTCTCTTCAGCAAGTTTGTATGGCGGAACTTATAATCTGTTCTCAACTACACTTCCCAAGCTGGGAATTAAGGTGCATTTTGTTGATTCCGATAACCCGGAGAACTTCCGCAGTGCGATCACGGACAAGACGAAGGCGCTTTACGCTGAAACGATCGGCAATCCGCAGGGGAATGTGCTGGACATCGAAGCCGTGGCGGCTATCGCCCATGAGCACGGAATCCCACTGATTGTGGATAATACGTTCCCGAGTCCGTACTTGCTCCGTCCGATTGAATTTGGGGCAGACATCGTTGTTCATTCCGCTACTAAATTCATTGGCGGGCACGGAACGTCTATCGGCGGCGTGATTGTGGACAGCGGGAAGTTCGATTGGAAAGCGAGCGGCAAATTCCCAGGCCTGACTGAGCCGGACCCTAGCTACCACGGTCTGGTCTACACGGAAGCAGTCGGTCCGCTTGCCTACATCATCAAAGCACGGGTACAGTTGCTGCGTGATTTGGGAGCATCCATATCGCCGTTTAACTCCTGGCTGCTCCTGCAAGGCCTTGAGACTCTGCACCTGAGACTAGAACGCCACAGCCAGAATGCGCTGAAGGTGGCTCAGTATCTGGAGCAGCATGAAGCTGTGGAATGGGTCAGCTATGCCGGATTGCCGAGCCATCCATCCTATAAGCTGGCCCGGAAGTATCTGCCTAAGGGACAGGGGGCCATTCTCACCTTTGGGATCAAGGGTGGAGCGGCTAACGGTGTTAAACTGATTGAGAACGTAAAGCTGTTCTCCCACCTGGCCAATGTCGGCGATTCCAAATCGCTGATTATCCATCCGGCGAGCACCACGCATCAGCAGCTTTCGGATGCGGAGCAGATTACAGCGGGGGTAACCCCGGAATTGATCCGGCTCTCCATCGGTACAGAAGCCATCGACGATATTCTCTATGATCTGGAGCAGGCTATCGCGGCCAGTCAACAGTAG
- the dagF gene encoding 2-dehydro-3-deoxy-phosphogluconate aldolase encodes MSQIQQRLYRNRAALNVLAGSIGNARDVFAAAEGHVLVGVLSKNYATAEEAAAAMTAYGQDIQDAVSIGLGAGDNRQAAVVAEIAKSYPGSHINQVFPAVGATRANLGARDSWINSLVSPCGQAGYVNISTGPVSSGITPQAIVPVEAAIALVRDMGGNALKYFPMQGLKLEEEYRAVAAACGEAGFALEPTGGIDMDNFGPILEIALQAGVPQVIPHVYSSIIDAGTGNTNVQDVRRLLGIMKSLVDQYA; translated from the coding sequence ATGAGTCAAATTCAGCAGCGTTTGTACAGGAACAGAGCCGCACTTAATGTGCTGGCAGGCAGTATCGGGAATGCCAGAGACGTCTTTGCGGCTGCGGAAGGGCATGTCCTGGTTGGCGTACTCTCCAAAAATTACGCCACCGCAGAGGAAGCGGCCGCTGCCATGACCGCATACGGCCAGGACATTCAGGATGCCGTATCCATCGGCCTGGGGGCCGGAGACAACCGCCAGGCGGCAGTTGTGGCGGAGATTGCGAAGAGCTATCCGGGAAGCCATATCAACCAGGTATTTCCGGCAGTAGGGGCAACCCGCGCCAATCTCGGAGCCCGGGACAGCTGGATCAACAGCCTGGTTTCTCCCTGCGGGCAGGCGGGTTATGTGAACATATCAACCGGTCCGGTCAGCTCGGGGATAACACCGCAGGCGATTGTTCCCGTGGAGGCCGCCATTGCCCTGGTACGGGATATGGGCGGCAATGCGCTCAAATATTTTCCCATGCAGGGCTTGAAGCTGGAGGAGGAGTACCGTGCCGTCGCCGCAGCCTGCGGTGAAGCCGGTTTTGCCCTGGAGCCTACAGGCGGCATTGATATGGACAATTTCGGGCCGATTCTGGAAATTGCCCTTCAGGCAGGGGTGCCGCAGGTCATCCCGCATGTCTATTCTTCCATTATTGATGCCGGCACAGGCAATACGAACGTGCAGGATGTCCGCAGATTACTAGGTATCATGAAATCGCTGGTGGACCAGTATGCCTAG